One window of the Sulfurimonas crateris genome contains the following:
- a CDS encoding 4Fe-4S dicluster domain-containing protein encodes MAVIIGDTCINCGACIDECPVEAIVDEDDNPTGEEIYYVYADKCVECVGHHDEPACATACPTEGCITWDAVGPSPEHREDITDDMRGVGKAIVE; translated from the coding sequence ATGGCAGTAATTATTGGTGATACATGTATTAACTGTGGCGCTTGTATTGATGAGTGTCCTGTAGAGGCGATTGTAGACGAGGATGATAATCCAACAGGTGAAGAGATTTACTATGTATATGCAGATAAATGCGTAGAGTGTGTTGGTCACCACGACGAACCTGCTTGTGCTACTGCTTGTCCAACTGAAGGATGTATTACATGGGATGCTGTAGGACCAAGTCCAGAGCACCGTGAAGACATTACAGATGATATGCGTGGCGTAGGTAAAGCAATAGTAGAGTAA
- the ndk gene encoding nucleoside-diphosphate kinase translates to MERTLSIIKPDAVAKGVIGKILDRFESNGLKIAATRKIQLSRADAEAFYAVHSERPFFGDLVDFMISGPVVVSVLEGENAVMKNRNLMGATNPKEAEAGTIRADFAENIDANAVHGSDSAENAAIEIAFFFSEREIS, encoded by the coding sequence ATGGAACGCACACTATCAATAATAAAACCAGATGCCGTTGCAAAAGGTGTTATCGGTAAGATTTTAGATCGTTTTGAGAGCAATGGTCTAAAAATAGCAGCAACAAGAAAGATACAACTTTCTCGCGCAGATGCAGAAGCTTTTTACGCAGTTCACTCTGAGAGACCTTTTTTCGGTGATTTAGTTGATTTTATGATTAGCGGTCCAGTAGTTGTTTCTGTACTTGAGGGTGAAAATGCGGTAATGAAAAACCGTAACCTTATGGGTGCAACAAACCCTAAGGAGGCTGAAGCAGGAACAATTCGTGCAGATTTCGCTGAAAACATAGATGCTAATGCAGTTCACGGAAGTGACTCTGCTGAAAATGCAGCTATAGAGATCGCATTCTTTTTCTCAGAGAGAGAAATCTCTTAA
- a CDS encoding DUF177 domain-containing protein, with amino-acid sequence MKILLRKVSNTPLDFEVESDKITFKGYLQYDADKLILLKAKLSGQIDLNCDICANEFMFDIDEELEFFISDGIYEKDDELLLDVVESLDSTVDIEELMSSEIELIKSDYHSCKSCNQASVSEEEA; translated from the coding sequence ATGAAAATATTATTGCGAAAAGTGAGCAATACTCCGTTAGATTTTGAAGTTGAATCTGATAAAATAACTTTTAAAGGTTATTTACAGTATGATGCCGACAAATTAATTTTGCTAAAAGCGAAATTAAGCGGGCAGATCGACCTGAATTGCGACATTTGCGCTAATGAGTTTATGTTTGATATAGATGAGGAGCTAGAGTTTTTCATCTCAGACGGCATTTACGAAAAAGATGATGAACTTCTCTTAGATGTAGTAGAGTCACTTGACTCTACTGTTGATATAGAAGAGCTTATGAGCTCAGAGATAGAGCTTATAAAGAGTGATTATCATAGTTGCAAAAGTTGCAATCAGGCTAGTGTTTCCGAAGAGGAAGCGTAG
- the rpmF gene encoding 50S ribosomal protein L32, whose protein sequence is MAVPKRRVSHSRSAKRRTHYKITLAKPVKDKDGTYKLPHHINPTTGEYK, encoded by the coding sequence ATGGCAGTACCAAAGAGAAGAGTATCTCATTCACGTTCAGCAAAGAGAAGAACTCACTATAAAATAACTTTAGCTAAACCAGTTAAAGACAAAGACGGAACTTACAAGCTTCCACACCACATCAACCCAACAACCGGTGAGTATAAATAG
- the plsX gene encoding phosphate acyltransferase PlsX, translating into MIKIAIDAMGGDFGPKPIVEGCIQALKHKLFIPILVGRKSEILPLLPKRYRDKISIVEADDVISMDDAATDAVKRKESSIYKAIELVKNGEAQGLVSAGHSGATMTLATLRLGRLKGVLRPALVALMPTKSSRKSVILDVGANVDSKAEHLLQFAVMGGCYAEDMFKITTPSIGLLANGEEKSKGNDVTKAAFKLLDGYKGFKGNVEGSDIFNASCDVIVCDGFVGNLVLKASEGVASTISGLIKEYIRKSPVAITGALLMRKVFKLLKKQMSYEEIGGAPLIGIQGCAIVSHGKSTPKAIKNAIFQAINYVDTGVNTHIVERLEALKNKEV; encoded by the coding sequence ATGATAAAGATTGCTATTGACGCAATGGGCGGGGACTTCGGTCCTAAGCCAATTGTAGAGGGCTGTATTCAGGCTCTTAAACATAAACTTTTTATTCCTATACTTGTAGGTAGAAAATCTGAAATTTTACCTCTGTTACCAAAGCGTTATAGAGATAAGATTTCTATAGTTGAAGCTGATGACGTTATATCTATGGATGACGCTGCGACAGATGCCGTAAAAAGAAAAGAGAGCTCAATCTACAAAGCGATTGAGCTGGTAAAAAACGGTGAGGCACAAGGTTTGGTTTCAGCTGGACATAGTGGTGCTACAATGACTTTGGCGACCTTGAGACTAGGTCGTTTAAAAGGCGTGTTGAGACCTGCTCTTGTTGCTTTAATGCCTACAAAAAGCAGTAGAAAGTCAGTAATACTGGATGTTGGAGCAAATGTCGACTCTAAAGCTGAACATCTACTGCAGTTTGCTGTAATGGGCGGATGCTATGCGGAGGATATGTTTAAGATAACAACTCCTTCGATCGGTCTTTTGGCAAACGGCGAAGAGAAGAGCAAGGGTAACGATGTTACAAAGGCAGCTTTTAAACTGCTTGACGGTTACAAGGGCTTTAAAGGTAATGTTGAGGGCAGCGATATTTTCAATGCAAGCTGTGATGTTATTGTATGTGACGGTTTTGTAGGCAACTTGGTTCTAAAAGCATCTGAGGGTGTAGCTTCTACGATAAGCGGACTTATCAAAGAGTATATTAGAAAATCTCCTGTGGCAATTACCGGAGCACTTTTAATGAGAAAAGTGTTCAAACTCTTAAAAAAGCAGATGAGCTATGAAGAGATCGGCGGTGCTCCGCTTATCGGTATTCAAGGGTGTGCGATTGTAAGCCACGGCAAAAGCACTCCAAAAGCAATAAAAAATGCAATCTTTCAAGCAATAAACTATGTAGATACAGGCGTAAACACACACATAGTTGAGAGACTTGAAGCACTAAAAAACAAGGAAGTTTAA
- a CDS encoding beta-ketoacyl-ACP synthase III: MAYAAFRSIGAYVPSKILSNEDLSKMVDTSDEWITKRTGIKERHIAASDEFTSDMGAKAAKLAIERSGLDKSDIDMIVCATISPDYFCMPSTATIISTKLGLGNITAFDISAACTGFVYILSIAKAFIESGMKKNVLIIGAEKLSAITDYSDRGTCILFGDGAGAAVISATDNKEEAIIDIHTGSDGEFADLLMTPNGGSGSAHDALEQEATSCFMQMKGNETFKVAVKTLTKDVVEILKDNNIQSSDIKHFVPHQANYRIIKAVGDALKLQDEQVVLTVEKYGNTSGASIPMAINDIYESGRLGAGELMLLDAFGGGLTWGSALVPFAPFKK; the protein is encoded by the coding sequence ATGGCGTATGCGGCATTTCGCTCTATAGGTGCTTATGTTCCTAGCAAAATTCTCTCAAATGAAGATCTCTCAAAAATGGTTGATACTTCTGATGAGTGGATAACAAAGAGAACAGGCATAAAAGAGAGGCATATCGCTGCAAGTGATGAGTTTACAAGCGATATGGGTGCCAAGGCAGCTAAACTCGCAATTGAGAGAAGCGGTTTAGATAAGAGCGATATTGATATGATCGTCTGCGCAACTATCTCGCCTGATTACTTCTGTATGCCATCAACCGCTACTATTATAAGCACAAAACTGGGTCTTGGAAATATCACTGCGTTTGATATATCTGCAGCATGTACAGGATTTGTCTACATTCTCTCAATAGCAAAAGCATTTATAGAGTCAGGAATGAAAAAAAATGTTCTTATAATAGGTGCAGAAAAACTCTCGGCAATAACTGACTACAGCGACAGAGGCACTTGTATACTTTTTGGTGACGGTGCGGGTGCAGCGGTAATTAGTGCAACCGACAATAAAGAAGAGGCTATTATCGATATTCATACAGGCTCAGACGGTGAGTTTGCAGATCTTTTAATGACTCCAAACGGCGGAAGCGGGTCTGCACATGATGCACTTGAGCAGGAAGCTACAAGCTGTTTTATGCAGATGAAAGGGAACGAAACTTTTAAGGTTGCGGTCAAGACTCTCACTAAAGATGTTGTGGAGATTTTAAAAGATAACAATATTCAGAGTTCTGATATTAAACATTTTGTGCCGCATCAAGCAAACTATAGAATTATAAAAGCAGTAGGCGATGCTTTAAAACTTCAAGATGAGCAGGTTGTTCTTACTGTTGAGAAGTATGGCAATACCTCAGGCGCTTCTATACCTATGGCTATAAATGATATTTATGAGAGCGGAAGACTGGGAGCAGGGGAACTTATGCTGCTTGATGCTTTTGGCGGCGGACTTACATGGGGAAGCGCACTCGTGCCTTTTGCACCATTTAAAAAATAA
- a CDS encoding HIT family protein yields MTIYEDSELYIEKESSEIPWLKIFTKEPFIELGDMPKELRMRLWEVYDIIEREMREYYKPKKINMASFANMLPRVHIHVMARFESDSYFPNPMWGEKLREAKLNLPDEEEFFKRVKQALQGGKRVIF; encoded by the coding sequence ATGACAATTTATGAAGATAGTGAACTATATATTGAAAAAGAGAGCAGTGAAATACCATGGCTGAAAATTTTTACAAAAGAGCCTTTTATAGAGCTAGGCGATATGCCAAAAGAGCTGCGCATGAGACTCTGGGAAGTTTATGACATAATAGAGCGCGAGATGAGAGAGTACTACAAACCAAAAAAGATCAATATGGCATCTTTTGCAAATATGCTACCGCGGGTTCATATACATGTTATGGCAAGATTTGAGAGTGACAGCTACTTTCCAAACCCAATGTGGGGAGAAAAACTAAGAGAGGCGAAGTTAAATCTTCCTGATGAGGAAGAGTTTTTTAAAAGAGTAAAGCAGGCTTTACAGGGTGGCAAAAGAGTTATTTTTTAA
- a CDS encoding DEAD/DEAH box helicase — translation MQENAQTQPETKLITFDDLGLKKEILKSIKEAGFTIPSPIQAAAIPFVLAGRDIVGQAHTGTGKTAAFGLPALNNIDPKDGVGILVITPTRELATQVSDELFKYGRNIGARTVTVYGGSSYNRQIDLIQRGASVVVATPGRLLDILKKNLLKDFAPSIVVLDEADEMLDMGFLDDINEIFSYLPSNRQTLLFSATMPKPIKLLAERILDNPEFISITQGETTNTDINQEYYVIDEHERDDAIIRLMDSEECKKAVVFCRTKSEVDRLSNVLSSAGYLANGLHGDMEQRQRETVIKGFKNNNVNVLVATDVAARGIHVDNISHVFNYHIPFDPESYVHRIGRTGRAGTKGKAITLLTPLEFKELQRIKSKVGTTMTHAFVPSKNDLRATNLKSIVTNIEDQKIYDEAHQVLDLLKQDIDEETIMFKLVSMILDKQTIAGPNSIGIPADKLAAILERAANRRDTKGGRGGFRGNRSRSSSSDRNRSGEKSRSGGYRGNSSSGERSRPSGDRNRTRTRD, via the coding sequence ATGCAAGAAAATGCACAAACACAACCAGAAACAAAGTTGATCACATTTGATGATCTAGGACTAAAAAAAGAGATACTCAAAAGTATCAAGGAAGCGGGATTTACAATTCCAAGTCCTATTCAAGCAGCTGCAATACCATTCGTACTAGCGGGTCGCGACATCGTAGGTCAGGCACACACGGGAACAGGTAAAACAGCGGCTTTCGGCCTTCCTGCACTAAACAATATAGACCCAAAAGACGGCGTAGGCATACTTGTTATTACTCCGACACGTGAACTTGCGACTCAAGTAAGTGACGAGCTTTTTAAATACGGAAGAAACATAGGTGCTAGAACTGTAACAGTTTACGGCGGCAGCTCTTACAACAGACAGATAGACCTTATCCAAAGAGGTGCAAGCGTTGTTGTTGCTACTCCGGGAAGACTTCTTGACATTCTTAAGAAGAACCTATTAAAAGATTTCGCTCCAAGCATTGTCGTTCTTGATGAAGCAGATGAGATGCTTGATATGGGATTTTTAGATGATATTAATGAAATATTCTCTTATCTTCCTTCAAACCGTCAAACACTTCTATTCTCGGCTACTATGCCAAAGCCTATTAAACTTCTTGCTGAGAGAATTTTGGACAATCCTGAGTTTATTAGTATCACACAGGGTGAGACGACAAATACAGACATCAACCAAGAGTACTATGTTATTGATGAGCATGAGAGAGATGATGCGATTATCCGTCTTATGGATTCTGAAGAGTGTAAAAAAGCGGTTGTTTTTTGTAGAACAAAAAGCGAAGTTGATAGACTCTCAAACGTGCTCTCAAGTGCAGGATATTTGGCAAACGGCTTACATGGAGATATGGAGCAGCGCCAACGTGAGACAGTAATCAAAGGTTTCAAAAACAACAATGTAAATGTTTTAGTTGCTACAGATGTTGCTGCTCGCGGTATCCATGTAGATAACATCTCACATGTTTTTAACTACCATATCCCTTTTGATCCTGAGTCTTACGTTCATAGAATCGGGCGAACAGGTCGTGCAGGGACAAAGGGTAAAGCAATTACACTTTTAACGCCTCTAGAGTTTAAAGAGCTTCAACGCATTAAATCAAAAGTTGGAACTACTATGACACATGCATTTGTTCCAAGCAAGAATGACCTAAGAGCAACAAACTTGAAGTCAATTGTTACAAATATAGAAGATCAAAAGATCTATGATGAAGCGCATCAAGTTCTTGATCTCTTAAAACAAGATATAGACGAAGAGACTATTATGTTTAAGCTGGTATCTATGATCTTAGACAAACAGACTATTGCCGGTCCAAACTCAATCGGTATTCCTGCTGATAAACTGGCTGCAATACTAGAGAGAGCTGCCAACAGAAGAGATACAAAAGGCGGGCGCGGAGGTTTCCGTGGAAACAGAAGCCGCTCAAGCAGCAGCGACAGAAATCGTTCAGGTGAGAAGAGTCGTTCGGGCGGCTATAGAGGCAACAGCTCTTCTGGCGAGAGAAGTCGTCCAAGCGGGGATAGAAACCGTACAAGAACAAGAGATTAA
- a CDS encoding DoxX family protein, translating to MTNDAAKLILRLTVGIMMLFHGLDKIINGIGGVKYLTASAGVPEFLAYGVYVGEIVVPILILLGAYARIASLVLAFNMVLAIFLAYGNSLFALGKHGAPVFELPFLYLIMSILIFMLGSGKYALNSK from the coding sequence ATGACAAATGACGCAGCAAAACTCATCTTAAGGCTTACTGTCGGGATAATGATGCTTTTTCATGGGCTTGATAAGATAATTAACGGAATAGGCGGAGTTAAATATTTAACTGCTTCTGCAGGAGTTCCTGAATTTTTAGCTTACGGTGTTTACGTAGGCGAGATAGTAGTGCCTATCTTGATCCTGCTTGGAGCCTATGCAAGGATCGCCTCTTTGGTCTTGGCGTTTAATATGGTTCTGGCTATATTTTTAGCCTATGGAAACTCTCTCTTTGCTCTTGGCAAGCACGGCGCTCCTGTTTTTGAGCTTCCGTTCTTGTATCTTATTATGTCGATCTTAATATTTATGTTAGGAAGCGGAAAGTACGCGCTTAATAGTAAATAG
- a CDS encoding CDP-alcohol phosphatidyltransferase family protein, protein MKFLFTNRSHFNLANMFTFANITAGLLATYFITQNNFFTAIILAWIGGAFDIFDGKIARKYDLSNEFGVQLDSFADFLSFVLVPIFLIFQAVYSKELSSVMLLIAAAISIYYVISGLRRLIQFNINSDAGEVSKYFTGVPTPLGAILLWLVYLASAYEILSALAVMFLMIIIGWSLNSKIKVPHP, encoded by the coding sequence ATGAAATTTTTATTCACTAACAGATCACACTTTAATCTTGCCAATATGTTTACTTTTGCAAATATAACAGCTGGGCTGTTGGCTACATACTTTATAACCCAAAACAACTTTTTTACGGCGATTATTCTCGCTTGGATAGGAGGAGCTTTTGATATATTTGACGGTAAGATCGCCAGAAAATACGATCTTTCAAATGAGTTTGGAGTTCAGCTTGACAGCTTTGCGGATTTTCTAAGCTTCGTTCTTGTTCCTATTTTTCTGATTTTTCAAGCAGTCTACTCAAAAGAGCTCTCTAGTGTGATGCTTCTAATTGCGGCAGCTATAAGCATCTACTACGTTATTTCAGGACTTAGAAGATTAATACAGTTCAACATAAACTCAGATGCGGGAGAGGTAAGCAAATACTTCACAGGCGTGCCTACTCCATTGGGTGCGATCCTGCTATGGCTTGTTTACTTGGCCTCTGCTTATGAGATACTGTCTGCACTTGCAGTAATGTTTCTTATGATTATTATAGGATGGAGCCTTAACTCGAAAATTAAGGTTCCCCACCCTTAG
- a CDS encoding FeoA family protein, with product MHTKADNKETKRLIDCKKSCMVRVVKLNADAELKQRLISFGIMKEAILEVLEHAPAKSTIEVKVGKMRIALRAKEAELIEVAPL from the coding sequence ATGCACACTAAAGCAGACAATAAAGAGACAAAAAGGTTAATTGATTGTAAAAAATCGTGCATGGTAAGAGTCGTTAAACTAAATGCCGATGCAGAACTAAAGCAGAGACTTATCTCTTTTGGAATAATGAAAGAGGCTATTTTGGAAGTCCTTGAACACGCTCCCGCAAAAAGTACGATAGAGGTAAAAGTGGGCAAGATGAGAATAGCGCTTCGAGCAAAAGAGGCAGAATTAATAGAGGTTGCGCCACTGTGA
- the feoB gene encoding ferrous iron transport protein B, with protein MNRDIKACPVTAKHIKVALVGQPNVGKSMLINSISNANLHVGNFTGVTVEKSEVLFDYKDYHFTVVDLPGTYALNDYTIEERVTSDYLLTQDYDLIINVVDSTNLQKNLQLTAELMSIGKKMILALNMSDEADKEGTLIDDKYMSELLGFGCVKVSAVTKKGIAELIEAIVKEYENEAMEYKLIFSEAVEEEITVIVDYLAKHKYEDQNSYRNIAINLLKNTKHTYAKLHDDPIWTELQPILIDASKHIELHHDSSDIKEAFASEYASFNRGVVTEVLKQDLKLSEKTMTDKIDSVLIHQVFGIPIFLFFMWALFQLTFEIGSIPMEWIDALFSWLGSTIGATIANDDVRSLVVDGIISGVGAVVLFVPNIAILFIGIALLESTGYMSRVAFLLDGFFHKFGLHGQSFIPLVTGFGCSIPAYMSARILKNDRDRLLTLFIIGFMSCGARLPVYVLFAGAFFSESMAGNVLFAIYITGAMLGLFAAKVLKLTAFKGMDEPFVMEMPKYRLPSLKLIWHTVVTKTLMYLKKAGTFIAAASILIWFLSNYPHNQELEESYALKIEKAVDEEERRVIENSLAEANMEQSYLGRIGKFSEPIFAPLGFDWKMSVALQTGLAAKEVVVSTLGVLYALGDDVNEESSSLKEIISKNIPFPSAVAFIVVVMIYLPCLAASVVFTREAGGIKYFFYLLAFTSIAAYSLAFIAYNVTSMLYN; from the coding sequence GTGAATAGAGATATAAAAGCATGTCCAGTAACGGCAAAACATATAAAAGTAGCACTAGTCGGACAGCCAAACGTCGGCAAAAGCATGCTTATAAACTCCATATCGAATGCAAATCTGCATGTTGGGAACTTTACGGGAGTCACGGTTGAGAAGAGTGAAGTTCTTTTTGATTATAAAGATTATCACTTTACCGTGGTCGATCTGCCCGGAACCTATGCGCTCAACGATTACACTATCGAAGAGAGAGTGACAAGTGATTATCTTCTTACGCAGGATTATGACCTTATTATAAATGTTGTAGACTCTACAAATCTGCAAAAAAATCTTCAGCTTACAGCAGAGCTTATGAGTATCGGTAAAAAGATGATACTAGCACTTAATATGAGTGATGAAGCGGACAAAGAGGGCACTCTGATAGACGACAAATATATGTCCGAACTTTTAGGATTTGGCTGCGTTAAGGTCTCTGCAGTTACAAAAAAAGGTATAGCAGAGCTTATAGAGGCCATTGTAAAAGAGTATGAAAATGAGGCTATGGAGTACAAGCTTATCTTCAGCGAAGCGGTTGAAGAGGAGATAACGGTAATAGTTGATTATCTTGCAAAACATAAATATGAAGATCAAAATTCATATAGAAATATAGCGATAAATCTTCTAAAAAACACAAAACATACCTATGCAAAGCTTCATGATGACCCGATATGGACAGAGCTGCAGCCTATTTTAATAGATGCATCAAAACATATAGAACTCCATCATGATTCAAGTGATATTAAAGAGGCTTTTGCCTCCGAGTATGCCTCTTTTAACAGAGGAGTAGTAACTGAGGTCTTAAAACAGGATTTAAAGCTCTCAGAGAAGACCATGACCGACAAAATAGACTCCGTGCTGATCCATCAGGTATTCGGTATACCGATATTTCTATTTTTTATGTGGGCGCTTTTTCAGCTTACTTTTGAGATAGGCTCTATCCCCATGGAGTGGATAGATGCTCTATTTTCATGGCTTGGAAGCACTATAGGAGCGACCATAGCAAATGATGATGTCCGCTCCCTCGTGGTTGATGGAATCATCTCCGGAGTCGGTGCAGTTGTTCTTTTTGTACCAAATATCGCCATACTCTTTATAGGTATAGCACTTTTGGAGAGTACGGGGTATATGTCAAGGGTTGCATTTTTGCTTGACGGATTTTTTCACAAATTCGGTCTTCACGGGCAGTCGTTCATACCTCTTGTAACAGGTTTTGGATGTTCCATTCCTGCCTATATGTCCGCGAGAATATTAAAAAATGACCGTGACAGACTTTTAACTCTCTTTATCATAGGGTTTATGAGCTGCGGGGCAAGACTCCCCGTATATGTTCTCTTTGCAGGGGCATTTTTCTCTGAAAGTATGGCGGGAAATGTTCTCTTTGCCATCTATATAACGGGTGCAATGCTTGGGCTTTTTGCGGCTAAAGTACTGAAATTAACCGCTTTTAAGGGAATGGATGAACCATTTGTTATGGAGATGCCAAAATACAGACTTCCTTCGTTAAAGCTCATCTGGCACACTGTTGTGACAAAGACTCTTATGTATCTAAAAAAAGCGGGTACGTTTATCGCGGCAGCTTCAATACTTATTTGGTTTTTGAGCAACTATCCGCACAATCAAGAGCTTGAAGAGAGTTACGCCCTAAAGATTGAAAAAGCGGTAGATGAAGAGGAGAGAAGAGTTATTGAAAATAGTCTCGCAGAGGCTAATATGGAGCAGAGCTATCTGGGACGTATCGGTAAATTTTCAGAGCCTATCTTTGCACCGCTCGGATTTGACTGGAAGATGAGCGTCGCTCTTCAGACAGGACTTGCGGCAAAAGAGGTTGTAGTATCAACTCTCGGTGTATTGTATGCTCTTGGGGATGATGTGAACGAGGAGAGCTCTTCGCTAAAAGAGATAATCTCTAAAAATATCCCGTTTCCATCCGCGGTTGCATTTATAGTCGTGGTCATGATATATCTGCCGTGTCTGGCAGCTTCGGTTGTCTTTACGCGTGAGGCAGGAGGTATAAAGTACTTCTTTTACCTTTTGGCTTTTACATCAATAGCGGCGTATTCGCTGGCATTTATTGCCTATAACGTCACTTCTATGCTGTATAACTAA
- a CDS encoding response regulator transcription factor → MKKILMIEDDLELAEILTEYLQQFDFEIITEDDPFKAVSILKLEPFDLVILDLTLPGMDGLEVCEAIRERQDIPIIISSARSDVTDKVKALELGADDYLPKPYDPRELEARIHSVLRRYEAKSQQKEESKSDFKCDASSMMITYKGRNIDLTKAEFGILSYMIAKQGLVVSREDLIHNVNAINEDSSNKSIDVMVGRIRNKLGDKSLIESVRGVGYKLLK, encoded by the coding sequence ATGAAAAAAATATTAATGATTGAAGATGATTTAGAATTAGCGGAGATACTAACGGAGTATCTGCAGCAGTTTGATTTTGAGATTATCACCGAAGATGACCCGTTTAAAGCAGTAAGCATATTGAAGTTGGAGCCTTTTGATCTAGTTATTTTAGATCTTACACTGCCTGGAATGGACGGTTTAGAGGTTTGTGAAGCGATCCGTGAGAGACAGGATATTCCTATTATTATCTCCTCTGCCAGAAGCGATGTGACTGACAAAGTAAAAGCGCTTGAACTCGGAGCGGACGACTACCTTCCAAAGCCTTATGATCCAAGAGAATTAGAAGCGAGAATACACTCCGTTCTTAGACGTTATGAAGCGAAATCACAGCAAAAAGAGGAGTCTAAAAGCGACTTTAAGTGTGATGCATCTTCGATGATGATCACATATAAGGGCAGAAATATAGACCTTACAAAAGCGGAGTTTGGTATTCTCTCTTACATGATAGCCAAGCAGGGGCTTGTCGTCTCAAGAGAAGATCTGATCCATAATGTAAATGCCATAAATGAAGACTCTTCTAACAAAAGTATTGACGTAATGGTCGGCAGAATCAGAAACAAACTCGGAGACAAATCTCTTATAGAGTCGGTAAGAGGCGTTGGCTATAAACTTCTTAAGTAG
- a CDS encoding ArsS family sensor histidine kinase — translation MRQHAVLITVLFALGVTIVSVSIVFWEFFLLNKQHYIDHIFTKHATITQIFRQHQQKQHSQIMLEANLAVYNFVLEKDKEAIKTILNNAKVLKKKDFQSVNSSLTFSQGGFFTKKTVTDLTASMLEFNKKIYFYIKSPTSSVLILDEELKPYRYWSVAYSYMTILVIISFSFVLILQRLRPLIRLRKKIALYGDGNMNISFKTKGHDEIALISNELEATREKINIILESRTLFLRNLMHELKTPIAKGTIATQMLESQKQRDRFSSIFGRLESLVNEFALIEEVTSLGDKTDFKEYRLIDIIDGAIDMAMIDRNCVEVNVDASYKINANYRLYTTAIKNMIDNGIKYSTDSHVKILIKNEELCFESKGECIAHPLQYYIEPFTKDNPAKNSFGLGLYLVDSILKAHNQVLAHEYENGTNRFIFA, via the coding sequence GTGCGCCAGCATGCTGTTTTAATAACCGTTCTATTCGCGCTTGGGGTTACCATCGTAAGTGTAAGCATTGTCTTTTGGGAATTTTTTCTACTAAACAAACAGCACTATATTGACCACATCTTTACAAAACACGCGACAATCACTCAAATATTTCGCCAGCATCAGCAAAAACAGCACTCTCAGATCATGCTTGAGGCAAATCTTGCCGTCTACAACTTTGTGCTTGAAAAAGATAAAGAGGCGATAAAGACGATTCTAAATAATGCAAAAGTTCTAAAAAAGAAGGATTTTCAGAGCGTGAACTCATCCTTGACCTTTTCACAGGGCGGATTTTTCACCAAAAAAACGGTGACGGATCTCACCGCTTCAATGCTTGAATTCAACAAAAAAATATACTTTTACATTAAATCCCCTACATCTTCGGTTTTGATCTTGGATGAGGAGCTAAAGCCTTACAGATACTGGAGTGTCGCCTACTCATATATGACTATCTTGGTCATCATCTCATTCTCTTTTGTTTTGATACTGCAGAGACTGAGACCGCTTATTCGCTTAAGGAAAAAGATCGCACTTTACGGTGACGGTAATATGAACATCTCTTTTAAGACCAAAGGTCATGATGAGATAGCGCTTATCTCAAATGAGCTTGAAGCAACAAGAGAGAAGATAAATATCATTTTAGAGTCAAGAACCCTATTTTTGAGAAATCTGATGCACGAGCTAAAGACTCCTATTGCAAAAGGCACCATCGCTACACAGATGCTTGAATCCCAAAAGCAAAGAGACAGGTTCAGCTCGATATTTGGTCGTTTGGAGTCTTTGGTTAATGAGTTTGCGCTCATTGAAGAGGTTACAAGCCTTGGAGACAAGACGGACTTTAAGGAGTATCGTCTTATTGATATTATCGACGGTGCCATAGATATGGCAATGATAGATAGAAATTGTGTTGAGGTCAATGTAGATGCAAGCTATAAGATAAATGCAAACTACAGGCTCTATACGACTGCAATTAAAAATATGATAGACAACGGCATAAAGTACTCCACTGATTCGCACGTTAAGATACTTATAAAAAATGAAGAGCTCTGTTTTGAGAGCAAGGGTGAATGTATCGCACATCCGCTTCAATATTACATAGAACCTTTTACAAAAGACAACCCAGCAAAGAACAGTTTCGGACTGGGTCTCTACCTTGTAGACTCTATTTTAAAAGCACACAATCAGGTACTTGCACACGAGTATGAAAATGGTACGAATCGCTTTATTTTTGCATAA